The Ascochyta rabiei chromosome 10, complete sequence genome has a window encoding:
- a CDS encoding Mannan endo-1,4-beta-mannosidase: protein MHYTTFLTFLSSVSFSVPLVSAQLITADNHSFGGVNYPLLQYFTPKHRDETIKAIVKSKARVIRLFIRPDSHHTDPEPQLGEFDKSLLDQLDDTLAAVHRISKGQTKVILAPHDAHALRGSNDVPCDAYCEKIGGAFLDFYSSEELRDIYKTRLEVFFKHYPSKNFGGRSWSELSEVIMGVDIQNQPFSGIWPIPSGESWLCDIATHLKFKVGLDSSNIAVISGGVSGLQSLGGIQNFPDSVFDCPAVDVIGIHGRFAQDEHATAGTPWAQMFLPGNTLTARAQGKQGKQKLLLVEEWEYVHTSAGIEHKKEAIFDQGNALNLRGIPWIYSHLSSKNESTSTMVNPLRPEHASFTALTDVLSRAHTARSNFNWTSYLPSPLSALSTSTTLALNPYIPPTSSCVFGCAGHLCDGADSCTPSLLCKNSICGPNSETQPGQAGSTCNSKKPCQSHLRCSGGVCQACSPRATKPDSRGRRARENDAQGSCIAEHHLVLQHHSLHTCPTTPPQTPLQTQTQTPPALCLAPSTKQNPCESSSHCDATAHCSWGLCTPCRPGDLCLGSACSSNAACKTGFCNAHARCDYPGQKQIVFGPGVRGRWKNVRVDGVPSGHERGPARVRDEAMRVVIPEEGPVRTGGVRGVS from the exons ATGCACTACACAACCTTCCTCACTTTCCTTTCCTCTGTATCATTCTCCGTTCCGCTCGTGTCTGCACAGCTCATTACAGCAGACAACCACTCCTTTGGCGGTGTCAACTACCCTCTTCTGCAGTACTTCACGCCAAAACACCGAGACGAAACCATCAAAGCAATTGTAAAAAGCAAGGCGAGGGTCATAAGACTCTTTATCCGTCCAGACAGCCACCACACAGACCCGGAGCCCCAATTGGGCGAGTTCGACAAGTCTCTGCTCGACCAGCTCGATGATACGCTTGCAGCTGTCCACCGCATATCCAAGGGCCAAACCAAGGTCATCCTCGCACCTCACGACGCACACGCGCTTCGTGGGTCAAACGATGTGCCGTGTGATGCGTACTGCGAGAAGATAGGCGGTGCTTTTCTGGACTTCTACAGCAGTGAAGAGCTGCGTGACATCTACAAGACGCGTCTGGAGGTCTTCTTCAAGCATTACCCGTCTAAAAACTTTGGAGGGAGGTCATGGAGTGAGTTGTCCGAGGTTATCATG GGCGTCGACATCCAAAACCAACCGTTCAGCGGTATCTGGCCCATTCCATCCGGCGAGTCCTGGCTCTGCGACATCGCCACACATTTGAAGTTCAAGGTCGGACTGGACAGCTCCAACATCGCCGTCATCAGCGGCGGCGTATCCGGACTGCAGAGTCTGGGAGGTATCCAGAATTTCCCCGACAGCGTGTTTGACTGTCCTGCGGTTGATGTGATCGGTATCCATGGCCGGTTCGCGCAGGATGAGCATGCTACCGCAGGCACTCCGTGGGCTCAGATGTTCCTACCCGGTAACACGTTAACGGCGCGAGCCCAGGGTAAGCAGGGCAAACAGAAGTTGCTCCTTGTCGAGGAGTGGGAGTATGTTCATACGTCGGCCGGCATCGAGCACAAGAAAGAAGCCATCTTCGACCAAGGAAACGCGCTGAACTTGCGAGGCATACCATGG ATCTACTCCCACCTCTCTTCCAAGAATGAATCCACCAGCACCATGGTCAACCCGCTCCGTCCAGAACACGCCTCCTTCACCGCCCTCACAGACGTCCTCAGCCGCGCCCACACCGCCCGCAGCAACTTCAACTGGACGTCGTACCTCCCCTCCCCCCTCTCCGCACTAAGCACCTCCACGACCCTCGCACTAAACCCCTACATCCCCCCCACCAGCTCCTGCGTATTCGGCTGCGCCGGCCACCTCTGCGACGGAGCGGACAGCTGCACGCCGTCGCTGCTCTGCAAGAACAGCATCTGCGGTCCCAACAGCGAGACGCAACCGGGCCAAGCAGGAAGCACATGCAACAGCAAAAAGCCATGCCAATCGCACCTGCGCTGCTCCGGAGGCGTATGTCAAGCCTGTTCGCCGCGCGCCACGAAGCCAGACAGCCGCGGACGACGCGCGCGCGAGAACGACGCGCAGGGGTCGTGTATCGCAGAGCACCACCTCGTGCTTCAGCACCACAGTCTCCACACATGCCCCACTACCCCCCCGCAAACACCCCTGCAAACACAAACACAAACACCCCCAGCACTCTGCCTCGCGCCCTCGACAAAGCAGAACCCCTGCGAATCCTCATCCCACTGCGACGCAACAGCCCACTGTTCCTGGGGTCTCTGCACCCCCTGCCGACCAGGCGACTTGTGTCTCGGCAGCGCATGCAGCAGCAACGCGGCGTGCAAGACGGGCTTCTGCAACGCGCACGCGCGGTGCGATTACCCCGGGCAGAAGCAGATTGTGTTCGGCCCGGGAGTGCGTGGGCGGTGGAAGAATGTCAGGGTCGATGGGGTGCCGAGTGGGCATGAGAGAGGGCCGGCGAGGGTTAGGGATGAGGCGATGCGGGTGGTGATTCCTGAGGAAGGGCCGGTGAGGACGGGGGGTGTGAGGGGGGTTTCGTGA